A single Inediibacterium massiliense DNA region contains:
- the priA gene encoding primosomal protein N', translating into MDKFAKIIINHKSNQTDMEYTYGILESMYEKIWIGSRVIVPFGQGNRPIEGFVVDIIDHIDIPKNKIKYIQRVVDHILSKEMIELCKWMKEEYMCKFIDAIGCVMPTGKSLKLQKYIILSEHIEESDLFNYDLSNKEYKIMNYLIRNKKIQEEIFMKTFSDKDTKEVLKKLKEKKLIQIKNHFKSHVNPSFKKMIKLCEKENVLECISNRAIKQREVVSYLLSKNQVEWNELRKETNVSLATIQALEKKGIVRMIMVQNRRDPYEHMDIEKTYNFPLTKEQMYAMEKIVPFIKKEMHHTFLIHGVTGSGKTEVYMRLIDEVLKKSKEAIVLVPEISLTTQMIERFKGRFGNQVAILHSKLSLGERYDEWARIKEGEVKIVIGARSAVFAPFRNLGIIIVDEEHEYTYKSEYTPKYHAIDVAKFRCQKNNAILVLGSATPSLESYTKGLEGEYEKIEMLDRFNKNPLPKVEIVDMREELERGNKSIFSKKLYDAIEEKLNKKEQIILFLNRRGYSTFISCRKCGYVVKCPHCDISLTYHAQTHKAQCHYCGFIQNPPSLCPQCNSKYIKYFGVGTEKIERITKKYFPHANVARLDLDTTTKKGSMDQIIKKFKKRQLDILIGTQMIAKGLDFPNVTLVGVIAGDTSLNLPDFRAAEKTFQLITQVAGRAGRGDLLGNVIVQTYEPDHFSIQAAKYHDYKSFYHEEILLRKEFLYPPYTVIFTILFSGDKEKEVIEGANDFTQMLKNHLLKYNINSEEIVFGAHPAPLSKIKEKYRWQTIIKCKLVDQKTIKGIINDMRYHEQNHFSSINISIDINPFSMM; encoded by the coding sequence ATGGATAAATTTGCAAAAATTATTATCAATCATAAAAGCAATCAAACAGATATGGAATATACTTATGGTATTTTAGAAAGTATGTATGAAAAAATATGGATAGGGTCAAGAGTGATTGTTCCTTTTGGACAAGGAAATCGACCTATAGAAGGTTTTGTAGTAGATATAATAGACCATATAGATATTCCTAAAAATAAAATAAAGTATATTCAAAGAGTAGTAGATCATATTCTTTCAAAAGAGATGATTGAGTTATGTAAATGGATGAAAGAGGAATATATGTGTAAATTTATTGATGCTATAGGATGTGTAATGCCTACAGGAAAGTCATTGAAATTACAAAAATATATTATTCTTTCTGAACATATAGAAGAAAGTGATTTATTCAATTATGATCTTTCAAATAAAGAATACAAAATAATGAATTATTTGATTCGAAATAAAAAAATACAAGAAGAAATATTTATGAAAACATTTTCTGATAAAGATACAAAAGAAGTTTTGAAGAAACTAAAAGAGAAGAAGCTTATTCAAATCAAAAATCATTTTAAAAGTCATGTCAATCCGTCCTTTAAAAAAATGATAAAGCTTTGTGAAAAAGAAAATGTATTAGAGTGTATAAGTAATCGTGCTATCAAGCAAAGGGAAGTTGTATCTTATTTATTAAGCAAAAATCAAGTAGAGTGGAATGAATTAAGAAAAGAAACAAATGTATCATTGGCTACCATACAAGCCCTTGAAAAAAAAGGAATTGTTCGTATGATTATGGTTCAAAATAGAAGAGATCCTTATGAGCATATGGATATAGAAAAAACATATAATTTTCCTCTTACAAAAGAACAGATGTATGCAATGGAGAAAATCGTTCCTTTTATAAAAAAAGAAATGCATCATACTTTTTTAATTCATGGAGTTACAGGAAGTGGGAAAACTGAAGTATATATGAGATTGATTGATGAAGTTTTAAAAAAATCTAAAGAAGCCATCGTGCTTGTTCCAGAGATTTCTTTGACTACACAAATGATTGAAAGATTTAAAGGAAGATTTGGAAATCAAGTTGCAATACTGCACAGCAAATTATCTTTAGGAGAAAGATATGATGAGTGGGCGCGTATCAAAGAAGGAGAAGTAAAAATTGTGATAGGAGCAAGATCAGCAGTTTTTGCACCTTTTCGGAATCTAGGTATTATTATTGTGGATGAGGAACATGAATATACTTACAAATCCGAGTATACGCCCAAGTATCATGCTATAGATGTGGCAAAGTTTAGATGTCAAAAAAATAATGCAATACTTGTATTAGGATCAGCTACGCCATCTCTTGAAAGTTATACCAAAGGATTAGAGGGAGAATATGAAAAAATAGAGATGTTGGATCGATTTAATAAAAATCCTCTTCCTAAAGTAGAAATTGTAGATATGAGAGAAGAGTTAGAAAGAGGAAATAAAAGCATCTTTAGCAAAAAGTTATATGATGCCATTGAAGAAAAGTTGAATAAGAAAGAACAAATTATATTATTTTTAAATCGTAGGGGGTATTCTACATTTATTTCCTGTAGAAAATGTGGCTATGTAGTAAAATGTCCTCATTGTGACATTTCTCTTACTTATCATGCACAGACACATAAAGCTCAGTGCCATTATTGTGGATTTATACAAAATCCTCCTTCTCTATGTCCTCAGTGTAATAGTAAATATATTAAGTATTTTGGAGTAGGGACAGAAAAGATTGAAAGAATTACTAAAAAATATTTTCCTCATGCCAATGTGGCAAGATTAGATTTAGATACTACTACAAAAAAAGGTTCAATGGATCAAATTATAAAAAAGTTTAAAAAAAGACAGTTAGATATTCTCATAGGAACTCAAATGATTGCAAAAGGATTAGATTTTCCAAATGTAACTTTGGTAGGTGTTATTGCTGGTGATACAAGCCTTAATTTACCTGATTTTAGAGCAGCAGAAAAAACATTTCAACTGATTACTCAAGTTGCAGGAAGAGCAGGAAGAGGTGATCTTTTAGGTAATGTAATCGTACAAACCTATGAACCAGATCATTTTTCTATTCAAGCCGCAAAATATCATGATTATAAGTCTTTTTATCATGAAGAAATTTTACTTAGAAAAGAATTTTTATATCCTCCCTATACAGTGATTTTTACCATTTTATTTTCTGGAGACAAAGAAAAAGAAGTCATTGAAGGAGCAAATGATTTTACACAAATGTTAAAAAATCATCTTTTAAAATACAATATAAATTCAGAGGAAATAGTTTTTGGAGCCCATCCTGCTCCCCTTTCTAAAATAAAGGAAAAATATAGATGGCAAACTATTATCAAATGCAAATTAGTTGACCAAAAAACAATAAAAGGTATAATAAATGATATGAGATATCATGAACAAAATCATTTTTCTAGTATAAATATAAGTATAGATATAAATCCATTTAGTATGATGTAG
- the def gene encoding peptide deformylase: MAIRNIIKEGDPTLRKKSRTVDKIDDRIQTLIDDMVETMYEADGVGLAAPQVGILKRIIVIDVGDGIIELINPEIIERKGSQIDNEGCLSVPGATGEVKRPMWVKVKGLNRHGQEVELEGEELLARAFCHEIDHLEGILFIDKVIK, from the coding sequence ATGGCAATTAGAAATATTATTAAAGAAGGAGATCCAACCTTAAGAAAAAAATCTAGAACGGTTGATAAAATTGACGATCGAATTCAAACACTTATTGATGATATGGTTGAAACTATGTATGAAGCAGATGGGGTAGGTCTTGCAGCTCCACAAGTAGGAATTTTAAAAAGAATTATCGTTATTGATGTAGGAGATGGGATTATAGAGCTTATTAATCCTGAGATTATAGAACGAAAAGGTTCACAAATAGATAATGAAGGATGTTTAAGTGTGCCTGGAGCTACAGGTGAAGTAAAAAGACCTATGTGGGTTAAAGTAAAAGGCTTAAATAGACATGGTCAAGAAGTAGAACTAGAAGGAGAAGAACTTTTGGCACGAGCTTTTTGTCATGAAATTGACCACTTAGAAGGAATATTATTCATAGATAAAGTTATAAAGTAG
- the pknB gene encoding Stk1 family PASTA domain-containing Ser/Thr kinase: protein MIGKILGDRYEIIEKIGGGGMALVYKAKCRLLNRFVAVKILRPEFTSDEEFIQSFRKESQAAASLSHPNIVNIYDVGDEKDIYYIVMEYVKGKTLKQLIKEKGILNFNETIHIGKQIALALKHAHTNHIIHRDIKPHNILITEDGRVKVTDFGIARAVTSSTVTNTGNVIGSVHYFSPEQARGGYIDEKSDLYSLGIVLYEMATGKVPFEGESPISIALKHIHEEVAPPSLINENIPKGLEDIIIKATQKDQLKRYNNTEEICEDLDKVLAYPQGDFVNFEEDDDSPTQVIPAIKGEPVDMKRIDDRKKDKPKNKTNKKIVWGAIITAFVLAILFTVGVFYAKDLLTVDEKPVPNVVGIPYEEAKTNLENLGFKVEKASEKSSAEYENGYVMAQDPSDGEVKKAGYTIKLTVSTGAKLVEVPSFVNENIDEIDDLLENAGLKEGIVKPEYSNLPNGVIINQSPKAYKEVKEGTEVNFIVSQGPEVKLVEVPNVEGEEINVAKRIIESKNLICGKVEYKYDDSVDKNKVITQSLKAGSEVEENKVIDLLVSKGAEGLTQPSEEEELQMKTVSLPISYDPAKREEFDLKIVKIQNGVSTTIYNGTHKKSNNGKESISISGRNKATIEVYFDNEKITTKQIDFETGKYYD from the coding sequence ATGATAGGAAAAATTTTAGGAGACCGTTATGAAATTATTGAAAAAATAGGTGGCGGAGGAATGGCATTAGTCTACAAAGCAAAATGTAGACTACTAAATAGATTCGTTGCTGTAAAAATATTAAGACCAGAATTTACAAGTGATGAAGAGTTTATTCAGTCTTTTAGAAAAGAATCACAAGCTGCTGCAAGTTTATCTCATCCTAATATTGTAAATATTTATGATGTAGGAGATGAAAAAGATATTTATTATATTGTTATGGAGTATGTAAAAGGAAAAACATTAAAGCAATTGATCAAAGAAAAAGGTATTTTAAATTTTAATGAAACCATTCATATTGGAAAACAAATTGCTTTAGCTTTAAAACATGCCCATACAAATCATATTATTCATAGAGATATAAAGCCTCATAATATATTAATTACAGAAGATGGAAGAGTGAAGGTTACAGATTTTGGGATCGCTAGAGCAGTTACTTCTTCAACAGTTACTAATACAGGGAATGTAATAGGATCAGTACATTATTTTTCACCAGAGCAAGCTAGAGGTGGATATATTGATGAAAAATCCGATTTATACTCTTTAGGAATTGTTCTTTATGAGATGGCTACAGGAAAAGTTCCTTTTGAAGGAGAAAGTCCTATTTCTATTGCATTAAAGCATATTCATGAAGAGGTAGCACCACCATCTTTAATTAATGAGAATATTCCTAAGGGATTAGAAGATATTATTATCAAAGCTACTCAAAAAGATCAGTTAAAAAGATATAACAATACAGAGGAAATATGTGAAGACTTAGATAAAGTTTTAGCATATCCACAAGGAGATTTTGTAAATTTTGAAGAAGATGATGATAGTCCAACACAAGTGATTCCTGCCATTAAAGGAGAGCCTGTAGATATGAAAAGAATAGATGATAGAAAAAAAGATAAACCAAAGAACAAAACAAATAAAAAAATTGTATGGGGTGCAATTATTACAGCTTTTGTACTAGCGATTTTATTTACAGTAGGAGTATTTTATGCAAAAGATTTATTGACAGTAGATGAAAAGCCAGTTCCAAATGTAGTAGGTATTCCTTACGAAGAAGCAAAAACAAATCTTGAAAATCTTGGATTTAAAGTAGAAAAAGCTTCAGAAAAAAGCAGTGCTGAATATGAAAATGGTTATGTAATGGCTCAAGATCCTTCTGATGGAGAAGTAAAAAAAGCCGGTTATACCATTAAGTTAACTGTAAGTACAGGAGCTAAGTTAGTAGAAGTACCTTCTTTTGTAAATGAAAATATTGATGAAATAGATGATTTATTAGAGAATGCAGGGCTAAAAGAAGGAATTGTAAAACCAGAATATAGTAATTTGCCAAATGGAGTAATTATTAATCAAAGCCCAAAGGCCTATAAAGAGGTCAAAGAAGGAACTGAAGTAAATTTTATTGTAAGTCAAGGACCAGAAGTGAAATTAGTAGAAGTACCTAATGTAGAGGGAGAAGAAATAAATGTAGCCAAGAGAATCATTGAATCAAAGAACTTAATATGTGGCAAAGTTGAATATAAATATGATGACAGTGTTGACAAAAACAAAGTAATTACACAAAGTCTAAAAGCAGGATCAGAGGTAGAAGAAAATAAAGTTATAGATCTATTGGTAAGTAAAGGTGCTGAAGGATTAACACAGCCGTCAGAAGAAGAAGAGCTTCAAATGAAAACTGTATCATTGCCTATTAGTTATGATCCAGCAAAGAGAGAAGAATTTGATTTAAAAATCGTAAAAATTCAAAATGGAGTTTCTACTACTATATATAATGGTACTCATAAAAAATCAAATAACGGAAAAGAGTCTATTTCTATTTCAGGTAGAAATAAAGCAACTATTGAAGTCTATTTTGATAATGAAAAAATTACAACAAAGCAAATAGATTTTGAAACGGGGAAATATTATGATTGA
- a CDS encoding DUF116 domain-containing protein, protein MNTKNNKVFMGMVFVMILLFVFIGGAAFYLVKSTNRVLYDFILTIILIITLFLSFFTLVSMIIMIRILYNKQISSFSINWLKYSLRVIYSNIMYLSSFVRIDKDSIRSVFAQINNKLILSSHISVSKEDILILLPHCIQKSICPHKITTNIENCKRCGLCNIDELLKLKEKYKVQIFVATGGTLARKIIKELKPKLIIAVACERDLSSGIKDVQSIPVIGILNERPEGPCVNTCVNVEKIEKTIKYFIGEEE, encoded by the coding sequence ATGAATACTAAAAACAATAAAGTATTTATGGGTATGGTTTTTGTGATGATTTTACTATTTGTTTTTATCGGAGGAGCAGCTTTTTATTTAGTAAAATCTACCAACAGAGTATTATATGATTTTATTTTGACTATAATACTGATTATAACCTTATTCCTTAGTTTTTTTACTCTTGTTAGTATGATCATAATGATTCGTATTTTATATAATAAACAAATCTCTAGCTTTTCAATCAATTGGTTAAAATATTCATTACGAGTGATTTATTCTAATATTATGTATCTTTCTTCTTTTGTAAGAATAGATAAAGATTCCATTAGAAGTGTTTTTGCACAAATTAATAATAAACTTATTTTATCGTCTCATATATCTGTATCCAAAGAAGATATATTAATATTACTTCCTCATTGTATTCAAAAGTCAATTTGTCCTCATAAAATTACTACGAATATTGAGAACTGTAAAAGATGTGGGTTGTGTAATATTGATGAATTACTGAAATTAAAAGAAAAATATAAAGTACAAATATTTGTGGCTACAGGAGGAACATTGGCAAGAAAGATTATCAAAGAATTAAAACCAAAACTTATTATTGCGGTAGCTTGTGAGAGAGATTTAAGTAGTGGGATTAAAGATGTCCAAAGTATACCAGTTATAGGCATTCTTAATGAAAGACCAGAAGGCCCTTGTGTGAATACTTGTGTGAATGTAGAAAAAATAGAAAAAACTATAAAGTATTTTATTGGTGAGGAGGAGTAG
- the rpoZ gene encoding DNA-directed RNA polymerase subunit omega, translating into MLNPSVAELMKKVDSRYSLVIAASKRAREIIDGSEKMTTAPSNKPVTIATHEIAEDLIKCISGREQIEK; encoded by the coding sequence ATGTTAAATCCATCTGTAGCTGAATTAATGAAAAAAGTAGATAGTAGGTATTCATTAGTCATTGCAGCATCCAAAAGAGCAAGAGAAATTATTGATGGATCTGAAAAGATGACAACAGCACCATCAAATAAACCTGTTACCATTGCAACTCATGAAATTGCTGAAGATTTAATTAAATGTATAAGTGGAAGAGAACAAATCGAAAAATAA
- a CDS encoding Stp1/IreP family PP2C-type Ser/Thr phosphatase: MEIGAYSHKGRVREMNEDAYCISSGDLNLFIVADGMGGHNAGEVASNEAIHSIKDFMEKNKGVVSKNDQEICHALKDATTHANLDILKKAQQNEEYEGMGTTLTVVLIASKIYVAHVGDSRAYLIRKNSISQITQDHSLVAELVRNGSITENEAKIHPQRNMITRALGTDEDINIDLYTLDVEKEDIIVLCTDGLTNLIEIEEIKDTLIDCANIQKACEHLVDLANERGGYDNITIIAIKNR, encoded by the coding sequence ATGGAAATTGGAGCTTATTCTCATAAAGGTAGAGTAAGAGAAATGAATGAAGATGCTTATTGTATATCTAGTGGAGATTTAAATTTATTTATTGTTGCAGATGGAATGGGAGGACATAATGCAGGAGAAGTAGCAAGCAATGAGGCAATTCATTCTATAAAAGATTTTATGGAAAAAAACAAAGGGGTAGTTTCAAAAAATGATCAAGAAATTTGCCATGCATTAAAAGATGCCACTACTCATGCCAATTTAGATATTTTAAAAAAAGCACAACAAAATGAAGAGTATGAGGGAATGGGAACTACTTTAACAGTAGTGCTCATTGCGTCAAAGATTTATGTTGCTCATGTAGGAGATAGTCGAGCTTATCTTATTCGAAAAAATAGCATATCTCAAATTACTCAAGATCATTCATTAGTTGCTGAGCTTGTAAGGAATGGAAGTATCACAGAAAATGAAGCGAAGATTCATCCACAAAGAAATATGATTACAAGAGCTCTAGGAACAGATGAAGATATTAATATAGATTTGTATACACTCGATGTAGAAAAAGAAGATATTATTGTATTGTGTACAGATGGACTTACAAATCTTATAGAGATTGAAGAAATAAAGGATACATTAATAGATTGTGCAAACATTCAAAAAGCATGTGAACATTTAGTAGACCTTGCAAATGAAAGAGGCGGATATGATAATATTACTATTATTGCTATAAAAAATAGATAG
- the rsmB gene encoding 16S rRNA (cytosine(967)-C(5))-methyltransferase RsmB, with protein MNARKYAYKILLDIEQNNAFSNIAVNKELRGKDISSVDRRLIRELVYGVLENKIYLDFIISKLSNTKMNKMDRKVIIILRIGLYQIIFLDKIPAFAAVSESVNIMKKINPRAAGFTNGILRNYLRNQEKIKIPSLKENLEMHLSIQYSHPLWLVKKWLNEFGQDFTMKLLKANNETPKLSIRVNTLKTTKEKLIKMLQTEGVEVDKNTNAEECLHLDHVGNIEELKSYQEGLFQIQDESSMLVGLVLNPKSGECIVDVCAAPGGKTTHIAQIMKNQGQIIARDIYPHKLNLIKENAKKLGIENIIVQEFDAQKIDVDLIQKADRVLVDAPCSGLGIIRRKPELKYNKTPDHIKEITKIQLEILKNASQYVKDNGVLVYSTCTIEKEENIEVIKKFIEYDKNFEIIDVNPYIPKKFRGEEKMIQLYPHIHHTDGFFICKLRKKS; from the coding sequence ATGAATGCAAGAAAATATGCTTATAAAATATTATTAGACATTGAACAAAATAATGCTTTTTCTAATATTGCAGTGAATAAAGAATTAAGAGGAAAAGATATCTCATCAGTAGATAGAAGATTAATTAGAGAGCTTGTATATGGAGTTTTGGAGAATAAAATTTATTTAGATTTTATCATTTCAAAACTTTCTAATACAAAAATGAATAAAATGGATAGAAAAGTGATTATAATTCTTAGAATAGGACTTTATCAAATTATATTTTTAGATAAAATTCCTGCTTTTGCAGCTGTATCAGAAAGTGTAAATATTATGAAAAAAATCAATCCAAGAGCAGCAGGTTTTACAAATGGAATTTTGAGGAACTATTTAAGAAATCAAGAGAAAATAAAAATTCCTTCTTTAAAAGAAAATTTAGAAATGCACCTCTCTATTCAATATTCTCACCCATTATGGTTAGTAAAAAAATGGTTAAACGAATTTGGACAAGACTTCACTATGAAACTTTTAAAAGCAAATAATGAAACACCAAAGTTGTCTATTCGAGTGAATACGCTAAAAACTACAAAAGAAAAGTTAATAAAAATGTTACAGACTGAAGGGGTAGAGGTAGATAAAAATACAAATGCAGAGGAATGTTTACATCTAGATCATGTAGGGAATATAGAAGAGCTAAAATCTTATCAAGAAGGACTTTTCCAGATTCAAGATGAAAGTTCCATGTTAGTAGGACTTGTATTAAATCCAAAGAGTGGCGAATGTATTGTAGATGTATGTGCAGCTCCTGGAGGGAAAACAACTCATATTGCCCAAATTATGAAGAATCAAGGTCAAATTATAGCTAGAGATATTTACCCTCATAAACTCAATCTCATTAAAGAAAATGCTAAAAAGTTAGGAATTGAAAATATTATAGTTCAAGAATTTGATGCCCAAAAGATAGATGTCGATTTGATTCAAAAGGCAGATCGGGTATTGGTAGATGCTCCTTGTTCAGGTCTTGGAATTATTAGAAGAAAACCTGAATTAAAGTACAACAAGACTCCAGACCATATCAAAGAAATTACAAAAATTCAATTAGAAATACTAAAAAATGCAAGTCAATATGTAAAAGACAATGGAGTATTAGTTTATAGTACTTGCACAATAGAGAAAGAAGAAAATATAGAAGTAATTAAAAAATTTATAGAATATGATAAAAATTTTGAAATCATAGATGTAAATCCATACATTCCTAAAAAGTTTAGAGGAGAAGAAAAGATGATACAGCTTTATCCTCATATTCATCATACGGATGGATTTTTTATCTGCAAATTAAGAAAGAAATCATAA
- a CDS encoding zinc metallopeptidase — translation MYGRGLYLPSGMIFLIPAMLLAFYAQMKVKSTFHKYLNVASTRGYTGAEVARMILDKNGIYHVSIEPIGGYLSDHYDPRHKVLRLSPQVYNGRSIASISVAAHEVGHAIQHDHGYTPLILRNTIAPIASFGSQFVWILVFAGFALRIGSLIDLGILFYLAAVVFQVITLPVELNASSRAINELQERGVIAIDEIKPSKKVLSAAALTYVAAMAVSIAHLLRLMLLRNRDE, via the coding sequence ATGTATGGTAGAGGACTTTATTTACCATCAGGAATGATTTTTTTAATTCCTGCTATGCTCTTAGCTTTTTATGCACAAATGAAAGTAAAAAGTACTTTTCATAAATATTTGAATGTAGCTAGTACAAGAGGATATACAGGAGCAGAAGTGGCTAGAATGATTTTGGATAAAAATGGTATATACCATGTTTCTATTGAGCCTATAGGAGGGTACTTATCAGATCATTATGATCCAAGACACAAAGTTCTTAGATTATCTCCACAAGTATACAATGGAAGAAGTATAGCATCTATTAGTGTAGCAGCTCATGAGGTAGGTCATGCTATACAGCATGATCATGGCTATACTCCACTGATCCTTAGAAATACTATAGCACCTATTGCAAGCTTTGGTTCCCAGTTTGTTTGGATACTTGTATTTGCAGGTTTTGCTTTAAGAATTGGTTCTTTAATAGATTTAGGCATTTTGTTTTATTTAGCAGCAGTTGTATTTCAAGTGATTACTTTACCAGTAGAATTAAATGCAAGCAGTAGAGCAATAAATGAACTTCAAGAAAGAGGAGTGATTGCTATAGATGAAATAAAACCTTCAAAAAAGGTGTTATCTGCAGCAGCTCTAACTTATGTAGCAGCTATGGCTGTGTCTATTGCGCATTTATTAAGACTTATGCTACTTAGAAATAGAGACGAGTAA
- the coaBC gene encoding bifunctional phosphopantothenoylcysteine decarboxylase/phosphopantothenate--cysteine ligase CoaBC → MKKNVVVGITGGIAAYKGADVVSRLKKQGFEVFVIMTESAQEFINPLTFQSLSQNYVITDMFKEPKTWEVEHISLAKKADLFVIVPATANAIGKIANGIADDMLTTTVMATKAPVLLAPAMNTNMYENPIVQENIKKLKDFGYYFIEPAKGRLACGDVGRGKLPEPEEIVKEASLLLKNEQDLKGKKILITAGPTKEPIDPVRYITNHSSGKMGYAISECAANRGAEVLLISGSTNLETPKGVKKIDVVTTKNMYEEVLKHFSWADVVIKSAAVADYRPAYVQENKIKKKDNDLSITLTRNPDILKELGAKKEHQILVGFAAETQNLLENANDKIKKKNLDFIVANDLTKEGAGFKSDTNIVSIIDKNGSIDHYEKMSKTELAQIILDRVKNLMIQE, encoded by the coding sequence ATGAAAAAAAATGTTGTAGTGGGAATAACTGGAGGCATTGCAGCATATAAAGGAGCCGATGTAGTTAGCAGACTCAAAAAGCAAGGATTTGAAGTGTTTGTAATCATGACAGAATCTGCACAAGAATTTATCAATCCTTTGACTTTTCAATCTTTATCACAAAACTATGTGATTACAGATATGTTTAAAGAGCCAAAAACATGGGAAGTGGAGCATATATCTTTAGCAAAGAAGGCTGATTTATTTGTGATTGTTCCTGCAACTGCAAATGCAATAGGAAAAATTGCAAATGGAATTGCAGACGATATGTTAACTACTACTGTAATGGCAACAAAAGCACCTGTACTTTTGGCACCTGCTATGAATACAAATATGTATGAAAATCCTATTGTGCAAGAAAATATAAAGAAACTTAAAGATTTTGGATATTATTTCATAGAGCCTGCAAAGGGAAGACTTGCATGTGGAGATGTGGGAAGAGGAAAACTTCCAGAGCCAGAAGAAATTGTCAAAGAAGCTTCTTTATTACTGAAAAATGAACAAGACTTAAAAGGTAAAAAGATTTTAATTACAGCCGGTCCTACAAAAGAGCCTATTGATCCTGTTAGATATATCACCAACCATTCCTCTGGAAAGATGGGTTATGCTATTTCAGAGTGTGCAGCAAATAGAGGAGCAGAGGTTTTACTCATTTCAGGATCTACCAATTTAGAAACACCAAAGGGCGTAAAAAAGATTGATGTAGTTACAACAAAAAATATGTATGAAGAAGTGTTAAAACATTTTTCTTGGGCAGATGTTGTAATTAAGTCAGCTGCTGTAGCAGATTATCGTCCAGCTTACGTACAAGAAAATAAAATAAAAAAGAAAGATAATGACTTATCGATTACTCTTACTAGAAATCCAGATATATTAAAAGAATTAGGAGCAAAAAAAGAACATCAAATTCTTGTAGGATTTGCTGCAGAAACTCAAAATTTGTTAGAAAATGCAAATGATAAAATCAAAAAGAAAAACTTGGATTTTATTGTTGCAAATGATTTGACTAAAGAGGGTGCAGGATTTAAGAGTGATACCAATATTGTAAGCATTATAGATAAAAATGGATCAATAGATCACTATGAAAAAATGTCTAAAACAGAATTGGCACAAATTATATTAGATAGAGTAAAAAATTTAATGATTCAGGAGTAG
- the fmt gene encoding methionyl-tRNA formyltransferase, producing the protein MKIVFMGTPDFSVPCLKQIIQDGHEVIGVFTQPDRPKGRGKKLTSPPVKEIAMEYNIPVFQPQKIREEESVQQIRELKPDCIVVVAFGQILPKSILDIPKFGCINVHASLLPKYRGAAPIHWAIINGEKISGVTTMYMDEGLDTGDMILKREVPIEDKIAGELHDELSIEGAKLLKETLVLIEKKCAPREKQIDEQSNYASILNKDTGKIDWKNTAQDIYNLIRGVNPWPTAYTTYNGQKMKIWKAKVTQESCNEISGKIIKVNKEGLFVCTKEKILLIEEIQFPNSKRMTVDAYLRGHDIEENIILGE; encoded by the coding sequence ATGAAAATTGTATTTATGGGAACGCCAGATTTTTCTGTACCTTGTTTAAAACAAATTATACAAGATGGACATGAAGTAATAGGGGTGTTTACTCAACCAGATCGACCAAAAGGAAGAGGAAAAAAATTGACATCTCCACCTGTAAAAGAGATAGCAATGGAGTACAATATTCCAGTTTTTCAACCACAAAAAATTAGAGAAGAAGAATCAGTACAACAAATAAGAGAGTTAAAACCAGATTGTATTGTAGTAGTTGCTTTTGGCCAAATTTTACCTAAAAGTATTTTAGACATTCCTAAGTTTGGATGCATTAATGTTCATGCATCTTTACTTCCAAAGTATAGAGGAGCAGCACCTATTCATTGGGCTATCATCAATGGAGAGAAGATTTCAGGTGTTACAACTATGTACATGGATGAAGGATTAGATACTGGGGATATGATTTTAAAAAGAGAGGTACCTATTGAAGATAAAATAGCAGGAGAGCTTCATGATGAGCTTTCTATAGAAGGAGCAAAATTATTAAAAGAGACTCTAGTACTTATTGAAAAGAAATGTGCCCCTAGAGAAAAACAAATAGACGAACAAAGTAATTATGCATCTATTCTTAATAAAGATACAGGCAAAATTGATTGGAAAAATACAGCACAAGACATTTATAATCTGATTCGAGGGGTGAATCCTTGGCCTACTGCCTACACAACTTATAATGGACAAAAAATGAAAATATGGAAAGCAAAGGTCACACAAGAGAGTTGTAATGAAATTTCAGGAAAAATTATAAAGGTCAATAAAGAAGGCTTGTTTGTATGTACCAAAGAGAAAATTCTTTTGATAGAAGAGATACAATTTCCAAATAGTAAAAGAATGACGGTAGATGCTTACTTAAGAGGTCATGACATAGAAGAAAATATCATATTAGGTGAATAA